One Paraburkholderia dioscoreae DNA segment encodes these proteins:
- the tnpB gene encoding IS66 family insertion sequence element accessory protein TnpB (TnpB, as the term is used for proteins encoded by IS66 family insertion elements, is considered an accessory protein, since TnpC, encoded by a neighboring gene, is a DDE family transposase.), with translation MLRFANDLRVYLYREPVDFRCGINTLAVLVEESMRLDPLAGAVYAFRNRKCDRIKLLLYERTGFWLLLRRLEEDRFVWPRRDEDVIELTTQQLHWLLDGIDIDALRRHPARHYEHAG, from the coding sequence ATGCTGCGCTTCGCCAACGACCTGCGTGTCTACCTGTATCGCGAACCGGTTGATTTCCGGTGCGGCATCAACACCCTTGCTGTTCTGGTCGAGGAATCGATGCGGCTGGATCCGCTTGCCGGCGCCGTCTACGCGTTCCGCAATCGTAAGTGCGACAGGATCAAGCTCCTGCTGTACGAGCGCACTGGCTTCTGGCTGTTGCTGCGCCGGCTCGAGGAAGACCGTTTCGTGTGGCCGCGACGCGATGAGGACGTAATCGAGCTGACAACGCAGCAGTTGCACTGGCTGCTGGACGGCATCGATATCGACGCCCTTCGCCGTCATCCTGCCCGACATTACGAGCACGCCGGCTAG
- the tnpC gene encoding IS66 family transposase has protein sequence MTNAPDLKRVPHAVQGYIHDLEERVAGDTKRIGELSQRIEQLEEQVRLLQSERYAPKSEKRQDRMFDEAEQLASEPSDEDAGPGLPDTGLPTIGQPERSKAGRKPLPAYLKRERVEYDLPEEQRGCPCCGNPMHRIGEDVSEQLHVEVKWTVRQNARAKYACRHCERHAEHTPVVLAPMPVQPIPGSHADASVIATVATAKYVDGMPLYRMQAALARWQIPVSRGTLAQWVIRPSELHYRRLYDALYRTLLSQPLIHGDETTLQVLNEPGRAAQSKSYAWVYRSAQDCAEPVVLFEYQPGRGQTHPQKFLGDYSGMLMSDGYSAWRTLKKATHFGCMAHARRLFVKADKAAQQKGDDGKPKAPNARVAKALEYFQALYRVEALAKGNLPAGQTRADYTYRLRQQHSAPVLETFKAWLDELAPKMVPQSLLGKAIAYTRNQWEYLARYATDGRAPIDNNVCERDIRPFATSRKSWLFSDTVDGAKASATIYSLVLTCRACGVEPYDYLLHVLTELPQRAPDADVTDLLPFNYARQQQVATGSG, from the coding sequence ATGACGAATGCACCCGATCTCAAGCGCGTGCCCCATGCCGTCCAGGGCTACATACACGATCTCGAAGAGCGCGTAGCCGGCGACACGAAGCGCATTGGCGAGCTGAGCCAGCGGATTGAACAGCTCGAGGAGCAGGTCCGTCTGCTGCAATCCGAGCGCTACGCACCGAAGAGCGAGAAACGCCAGGACCGGATGTTCGACGAGGCGGAGCAACTCGCCAGTGAACCCAGCGACGAGGATGCGGGGCCCGGGCTGCCCGACACCGGTTTGCCAACGATCGGCCAGCCTGAACGCAGCAAGGCCGGACGCAAGCCGTTGCCGGCATACCTGAAGCGGGAGCGCGTCGAGTACGATCTGCCCGAAGAGCAGCGAGGCTGCCCGTGCTGCGGCAATCCGATGCATCGCATCGGCGAGGATGTCAGTGAACAGCTGCACGTCGAGGTGAAATGGACGGTTCGCCAGAACGCGCGCGCAAAGTATGCGTGCCGGCACTGCGAGCGGCACGCCGAACATACACCGGTCGTGCTCGCGCCGATGCCGGTGCAGCCGATTCCGGGCAGCCATGCAGATGCCTCGGTAATCGCGACAGTCGCGACCGCGAAATACGTCGACGGCATGCCGTTGTACCGGATGCAGGCGGCACTTGCCCGCTGGCAGATTCCGGTGAGTCGGGGCACGCTCGCGCAATGGGTGATCCGCCCCAGTGAACTTCACTACCGTCGCCTGTACGACGCGCTGTACAGGACACTGCTATCGCAGCCACTGATTCACGGCGACGAGACGACGCTTCAGGTGCTCAATGAGCCTGGTCGGGCGGCGCAGAGCAAAAGCTATGCATGGGTCTACCGGAGTGCGCAGGATTGTGCCGAACCGGTCGTGCTGTTCGAGTATCAGCCCGGGCGCGGCCAGACGCATCCGCAGAAGTTCCTGGGTGACTACAGCGGCATGTTGATGAGCGACGGATACAGTGCCTGGCGAACACTGAAGAAAGCGACGCACTTCGGCTGCATGGCGCATGCGCGCAGGCTGTTCGTCAAGGCGGACAAGGCAGCGCAGCAAAAAGGGGATGACGGAAAACCGAAGGCGCCGAACGCACGCGTGGCAAAAGCGCTCGAATACTTCCAGGCCCTGTACCGTGTCGAGGCGCTGGCCAAAGGCAACCTGCCTGCCGGTCAGACCCGCGCCGACTACACATACCGCCTGCGGCAACAGCATAGCGCGCCGGTGCTCGAAACGTTCAAGGCATGGCTCGATGAACTGGCGCCGAAGATGGTGCCGCAAAGCCTGCTGGGCAAGGCTATCGCCTATACACGGAACCAGTGGGAATATCTGGCTCGCTACGCCACTGATGGCCGTGCCCCGATTGACAACAACGTCTGTGAGCGGGACATCAGGCCCTTTGCGACATCGAGAAAATCGTGGCTGTTCAGCGATACGGTCGACGGCGCGAAAGCCAGCGCCACGATCTACAGTCTCGTGCTGACGTGCCGGGCCTGCGGTGTCGAGCCATACGACTATCTGCTGCACGTGCTTACGGAACTGCCACAGCGCGCGCCAGATGCGGACGTAACCGATCTGCTGCCGTTCAACTACGCGCGCCAGCAACAGGTTGCAACTGGTAGTGGCTGA
- a CDS encoding ESPR-type extended signal peptide-containing protein has product MNKSYKTVWNETTGTYVAVSEVAKARGKKSKSTRASLAVLLAAGVGGLASLQANAGALDGGIANGGSTSEAIGAGATTGGGWDVALGSNATTIASPASNSPGAIAIGGGANAWGANNISSGANVAIGYQSVAGRSDNSISQATALGTKAQATDWATTAIGELAIASGTYSTVVGSQSNATGAQSTVVGAFTNASATNSTAIGEGANASTTGSVALGYKSTTSANLSSAGYNPGSGTLSGTASATNGEVSVGSAGKERRVTNVATGSAATDAVNVSQLQSEDGKVDQQGTTTAAALGGGAAYNSTTGAISAPSYALTNANSIAGTTGAATNVGSAFSTVDTALGKLNTSINNINNGAGIKYFHVNSTLADSFAQVSGGIAIGGGATTPLVSAAHDSIAIGTNATGKGTNSVALGAGATTAYNQFVGYATDLVAIGANATANFDQNIAIGGNSMAGGVGAGAGAIGIGENATSTGTSAIAIGQKAQAAAANGTAIGALATAASQYDVALGQNALAKNTTGYSATALGTGTAATADYAAAVGATSSATAAGATATGFGAKATASNALAIGYAANASAANSVALGANSTTTANLSSAGYNPGSGTLSGSASTANGEVSVGASGTERRITNVAAGSAATDAVNVSQLQSEDAKVNTINNNVNNLSTSVTNIAGNVTNISNTVNNITNGGGVKYFHANSTLADSSATGTDAIAIGGNATAKGVSSIAMGSNALSGTGTMGEGNIAVGENAAINNAGAGAIVIGRNANIQSNVSDRFNAPSC; this is encoded by the coding sequence GTGAACAAGTCGTACAAGACCGTTTGGAATGAAACGACCGGGACGTATGTCGCGGTCTCGGAAGTGGCGAAGGCGCGGGGGAAGAAGAGCAAAAGCACGAGAGCAAGTTTGGCGGTGCTGCTGGCAGCTGGGGTAGGGGGCCTTGCGTCACTGCAGGCGAACGCCGGAGCGCTTGACGGTGGCATCGCTAATGGAGGTTCAACTTCGGAAGCGATAGGCGCCGGCGCAACGACCGGCGGAGGCTGGGACGTCGCACTTGGGAGTAATGCGACGACGATTGCTTCCCCAGCAAGCAATTCGCCCGGTGCTATCGCAATCGGCGGAGGAGCAAATGCGTGGGGCGCCAATAACATCAGTTCCGGCGCAAACGTCGCAATCGGCTATCAATCAGTTGCTGGTCGGTCCGACAACAGCATCTCGCAGGCAACTGCGCTGGGTACCAAGGCACAAGCGACGGACTGGGCAACGACCGCCATCGGCGAGCTTGCGATTGCGTCGGGTACTTACTCGACGGTGGTGGGATCGCAATCAAATGCGACCGGAGCTCAATCCACTGTAGTCGGTGCGTTCACGAACGCCTCCGCAACCAACTCGACTGCCATTGGCGAGGGCGCGAACGCGTCGACTACGGGTTCAGTTGCGCTGGGATATAAGTCAACGACGTCTGCGAATCTCTCGTCAGCGGGTTACAACCCGGGCAGCGGCACGCTGTCGGGCACGGCTTCCGCGACCAACGGCGAAGTGTCGGTGGGCTCGGCAGGCAAGGAGCGTCGTGTCACGAATGTGGCGACCGGTTCGGCGGCGACGGATGCAGTGAACGTGAGCCAGTTGCAATCGGAAGACGGCAAGGTCGACCAGCAAGGCACGACGACGGCGGCAGCATTGGGCGGCGGCGCAGCCTACAACAGCACGACGGGTGCGATCAGCGCGCCAAGCTACGCACTGACGAACGCGAACTCGATCGCGGGTACGACGGGCGCGGCGACCAATGTCGGCTCCGCTTTCAGCACGGTGGATACGGCGCTGGGCAAACTCAATACGTCGATCAACAACATCAACAACGGTGCGGGGATCAAGTATTTCCATGTCAATTCAACGTTGGCGGATTCGTTTGCACAGGTGTCCGGTGGGATCGCGATCGGCGGTGGGGCAACTACGCCTTTAGTCAGTGCTGCACATGATTCCATCGCAATTGGCACCAATGCGACCGGTAAAGGCACTAATTCGGTCGCCTTGGGCGCTGGGGCGACTACGGCTTATAACCAATTTGTCGGTTACGCTACCGACCTGGTCGCGATCGGCGCCAACGCAACTGCCAATTTCGATCAAAATATTGCCATTGGCGGTAACTCGATGGCTGGCGGTGTAGGGGCCGGCGCCGGAGCGATCGGCATTGGCGAAAACGCCACCTCGACTGGTACATCGGCAATTGCGATAGGTCAGAAGGCACAGGCCGCGGCGGCGAATGGCACTGCGATTGGCGCGTTGGCGACTGCCGCAAGTCAGTATGATGTGGCGCTCGGTCAAAACGCGTTGGCGAAGAACACGACGGGCTATTCAGCAACGGCGCTGGGCACGGGAACGGCGGCAACGGCGGACTATGCGGCGGCGGTTGGCGCAACCTCGAGCGCGACGGCCGCGGGCGCCACGGCGACGGGCTTCGGCGCCAAGGCGACAGCCAGCAATGCGCTGGCGATCGGCTACGCAGCGAATGCGAGTGCGGCGAACTCGGTAGCGCTCGGCGCGAACTCGACGACGACGGCCAACCTGTCGTCAGCGGGTTACAACCCGGGCAGCGGAACGCTGTCGGGCTCCGCATCGACCGCTAATGGCGAAGTGTCGGTGGGGGCATCGGGCACGGAACGTCGTATCACGAATGTCGCGGCGGGTTCGGCGGCCACGGACGCGGTGAACGTGAGCCAGTTGCAGTCGGAAGACGCGAAGGTCAACACGATCAATAACAACGTGAACAACCTGAGCACCAGCGTCACGAACATCGCGGGCAACGTCACCAACATCAGCAACACGGTGAACAACATCACCAACGGTGGTGGTGTGAAGTATTTCCACGCGAACTCGACACTGGCGGATTCGTCGGCGACGGGGACGGACGCGATTGCGATTGGCGGGAATGCAACGGCGAAAGGTGTGAGCAGCATTGCAATGGGCAGCAACGCGCTCAGCGGCACGGGCACGATGGGAGAGGGGAACATTGCTGTTGGTGAGAACGCCGCGATCAATAATGCTGGCGCAGGTGCGATCGTAATCGGACGCAATGCCAACATCCAGTCAAACGTAAGCGATCGATTCAACGCACCAAGTTGTTGA
- a CDS encoding nuclear transport factor 2 family protein → MKIIDANDMKSVFRPAFGALLLCLTATPAFAADPDDATLKTLEHAWITATTHTDRVALDKLLDDSFVETAPNGMRRSKSDLLLASPPPPGSTQTLIDMDVRVNGDTAIVTGTNQFKRDATAQPVNYSFTDVFVRKPEGWRVMSAQMVRR, encoded by the coding sequence ATGAAAATTATTGATGCCAACGACATGAAGTCCGTTTTCCGTCCCGCGTTCGGCGCTCTTTTACTTTGCTTGACGGCTACGCCCGCATTTGCGGCGGACCCGGATGATGCGACGCTAAAGACATTGGAGCACGCGTGGATCACCGCGACCACCCACACCGACCGCGTTGCGCTCGATAAACTGCTCGACGACTCTTTCGTGGAGACCGCGCCCAATGGCATGCGTCGGAGCAAGTCCGACCTACTGCTGGCGTCGCCGCCGCCGCCAGGTTCGACCCAGACTCTGATCGATATGGATGTGCGCGTGAACGGTGACACGGCCATAGTCACCGGTACCAATCAGTTCAAACGGGACGCGACTGCCCAACCGGTGAACTATTCGTTCACGGATGTGTTCGTCCGCAAACCGGAAGGCTGGCGGGTCATGTCGGCACAAATGGTTCGCCGATGA
- a CDS encoding IS110 family RNA-guided transposase produces the protein MKIATIGLDLAKNVFQVHGVDPRGVPVLRKQLKRIQVLPFFATLEPCLVGMEACCGAHFWARKLQAYGHTVKLIAPQFVKPYVKSNKNDAADAEAICEAVSRPNMRFVPVKSVEQQAILALHRVRQGFVTARTAHANQIRSLLAEYGLVVPQGIHHLHQDVPDLLEDASNELPGVFRQLVMRQLDYLRELDHQVQLLEAQIKTWHRENEASRRLAQIPGVGPITATALVASVGDARCFASGRQLAAWIGLVPRQHSSGGKQVLLGIGKRGDAYLRCLLVHGARAVISAVRQKDGTSTSWLGRLLARRHTNIATVALANRNARIAWALLAHHREFCSDYGRAAPVV, from the coding sequence ATGAAGATCGCGACCATTGGCCTTGACCTTGCCAAGAACGTTTTTCAGGTCCACGGCGTCGACCCGCGCGGCGTCCCCGTCTTAAGGAAGCAGCTAAAACGCATTCAGGTGCTGCCATTCTTCGCCACGCTGGAACCCTGCCTTGTCGGCATGGAAGCCTGTTGCGGTGCACACTTCTGGGCGAGAAAGCTGCAGGCGTATGGGCATACGGTGAAGCTCATTGCGCCACAGTTCGTCAAACCTTACGTGAAGAGCAACAAGAATGATGCCGCGGATGCAGAGGCAATCTGTGAAGCCGTCTCGCGACCGAACATGCGGTTCGTACCCGTCAAAAGCGTCGAGCAGCAGGCGATACTGGCACTGCACCGGGTCCGGCAAGGATTTGTTACCGCGCGTACCGCCCACGCCAACCAGATCCGCAGTCTGCTCGCAGAATACGGTCTGGTTGTGCCGCAAGGTATTCATCATCTACATCAGGATGTCCCTGATCTTCTGGAAGACGCCAGTAACGAACTGCCGGGCGTATTCCGGCAACTGGTCATGCGTCAGCTCGACTATCTGCGGGAGTTGGACCACCAGGTGCAACTGCTCGAAGCGCAAATAAAGACCTGGCATCGGGAGAACGAAGCAAGCCGCAGACTTGCGCAGATTCCCGGCGTCGGACCCATCACCGCTACTGCGCTGGTCGCATCAGTGGGCGACGCGCGATGCTTTGCAAGCGGCCGGCAACTAGCGGCATGGATCGGTCTGGTGCCGCGCCAGCACTCAAGTGGCGGCAAACAGGTGCTGCTCGGCATCGGCAAACGTGGGGACGCTTATCTGCGCTGCCTGCTTGTCCACGGTGCACGGGCTGTGATCAGCGCCGTACGCCAAAAAGACGGCACCTCCACAAGCTGGCTAGGTCGTCTGCTTGCACGGCGACATACGAACATCGCAACCGTGGCACTTGCCAACCGCAATGCGCGCATCGCCTGGGCCTTACTCGCACATCACCGGGAGTTCTGCTCCGACTATGGGCGCGCAGCACCGGTCGTCTGA
- a CDS encoding CopD family protein, with product MLWVKTFHIVLVASWFAGLFYLPRIFVNLAMETEPAATARLLTMARKLFRFMTFIAVPALACGLWLWLVIGIGSGQGWIHAKVGVVVLLIGYHAYCGVLLRTFERGENRRSDKWYRMFNELPVLGMLAAVALVVIKPF from the coding sequence ATGCTTTGGGTCAAAACGTTTCATATCGTTCTGGTTGCTTCGTGGTTCGCCGGCCTGTTCTATCTGCCGCGCATCTTCGTCAATCTGGCGATGGAAACGGAACCCGCGGCCACGGCGCGTCTGTTGACGATGGCGCGCAAGCTGTTTCGCTTCATGACGTTTATCGCGGTGCCGGCGCTCGCGTGTGGGCTGTGGCTGTGGTTGGTGATTGGCATCGGCAGCGGGCAGGGGTGGATTCACGCGAAGGTTGGTGTGGTGGTGCTGCTGATCGGTTATCACGCGTATTGCGGTGTGTTGTTGCGGACTTTTGAGCGCGGTGAGAATCGCCGGTCGGACAAGTGGTATCGGATGTTTAATGAGTTGCCGGTGCTGGGGATGTTGGCGGCGGTGGCGTTGGTGGTGATCAAGCCGTTTTAA
- a CDS encoding glutamate-5-semialdehyde dehydrogenase: MDIDQYMTDLGRRARQASRAMARASTAAKNAALAAVAEAIERDAAALKEANARDVAKAREKGHDAAFIDRLTLSDKALKTMVEGLRQVAALADPIGEISNLKYRPSGIQVGQMRVPLGVIGIIYESRPNVTIDAAALCLKSGNATILRGGSEALECNTALAKLIGEGLEAAGLPQDAVQVVATSDRAAVGKLITMTEYVDVIVPRGGKSLIERLMNEARVPMIKHLDGICHVYVDDRADLTKALTVCDNAKTHRYGTCNTMETLLVARGVAAQVLPPLGKLYRAKEVELRVDAASRAVLADAGVGPLVDATEEDWRTEYLAPVLAIKVVDDLDAAIEHINKYSSQHTDAIVTEDHDRAMRFLREVDSASVMVNASTRFADGFEFGLGAEIGISNDKLHARGPVGLDGLTSMKYVVLGHGEGRQ, from the coding sequence ATGGATATCGACCAGTACATGACCGACCTCGGCCGTCGCGCCCGCCAAGCATCGCGGGCCATGGCGCGGGCGTCGACGGCGGCGAAGAACGCCGCGCTCGCAGCCGTCGCCGAGGCGATCGAGCGTGACGCGGCCGCGCTGAAAGAAGCGAATGCGCGCGACGTCGCCAAGGCTCGCGAGAAAGGCCACGATGCCGCGTTCATCGACCGTTTGACGCTGTCGGACAAAGCGCTGAAGACGATGGTGGAAGGCTTGCGGCAAGTCGCCGCGCTGGCCGATCCGATCGGCGAGATCAGCAATCTGAAGTACCGGCCGAGCGGCATTCAGGTCGGTCAGATGCGCGTGCCGCTCGGCGTGATCGGCATCATCTACGAATCGCGTCCGAACGTGACGATCGACGCCGCGGCGCTTTGCCTCAAGTCGGGCAACGCGACCATTCTGCGCGGCGGTTCCGAAGCGCTCGAATGCAATACGGCGCTGGCGAAGCTGATCGGCGAAGGTCTGGAAGCCGCCGGATTGCCGCAGGACGCCGTGCAAGTGGTGGCCACCTCGGATCGCGCGGCGGTCGGCAAGCTGATCACCATGACCGAATACGTCGACGTGATCGTGCCGCGCGGCGGCAAGAGCCTGATCGAGCGCCTGATGAACGAAGCGCGCGTGCCGATGATCAAGCACCTCGACGGCATCTGCCACGTGTACGTCGACGATCGCGCGGACCTGACCAAAGCGCTGACCGTCTGCGACAACGCCAAGACGCACCGCTACGGCACCTGCAATACGATGGAAACGCTGCTGGTCGCGCGCGGTGTGGCGGCCCAGGTGCTGCCGCCGTTGGGCAAGCTGTATCGCGCCAAGGAAGTCGAACTGCGGGTGGACGCCGCGTCGCGCGCGGTGCTGGCGGATGCGGGCGTGGGTCCGCTCGTCGATGCGACCGAAGAAGACTGGCGCACCGAATATCTCGCGCCGGTGCTGGCGATCAAGGTGGTGGACGATCTCGATGCGGCGATCGAGCACATCAACAAGTACAGCTCGCAGCACACCGACGCGATCGTCACCGAAGACCACGATCGCGCGATGCGCTTCCTGCGCGAAGTGGACTCGGCGAGCGTGATGGTCAATGCGTCGACACGGTTTGCCGATGGTTTCGAATTCGGTCTGGGCGCGGAGATCGGCATTTCGAACGACAAGCTGCATGCGCGCGGTCCGGTGGGACTCGACGGGTTGACGTCGATGAAGTACGTCGTGCTCGGGCACGGCGAAGGCCGTCAATAA
- the holA gene encoding DNA polymerase III subunit delta codes for MQLRLDALEAHLAKGLAGLYVVYGDEHLLAQEACDRIRATARAAGFTDRSVFTVERGFDWSSLLGASQSMSLFGDRQLVELRIPSGKPGKEGADALKALAAAVNEDVLTMITLPRLDAATQKSAWFTSLSDAGVALKIDPVERAQLPNWVGQRLAAQGQRVAAGEEGRRALAFIAERVEGNLLAAHQEIQKLGLLYPAGSLSFEHVQDAVLNVARYDVFKLNEAMLAGDVGRLSRMLDGLRGEGEAAVLVLWAVVEEVRTLLRIKRGVAAGKPLAMLVRENRVWGPRERLIGPALSRVSEGTLEKALALAARLDRQVKGLSGGTPGNHRNDPPPDPWDGLFELAMTVAAPKTSPVPPPRPRPGTAAPARRPA; via the coding sequence ATGCAACTGCGACTTGACGCGCTCGAAGCGCATCTCGCCAAGGGACTCGCCGGACTGTACGTCGTGTACGGCGACGAGCACCTGCTCGCGCAGGAAGCGTGCGACCGCATCCGCGCCACCGCGCGCGCGGCCGGCTTCACCGATCGCTCGGTGTTCACGGTGGAGCGCGGCTTCGACTGGAGTTCGCTGCTGGGCGCGAGCCAGTCGATGTCACTGTTCGGCGACCGTCAACTGGTCGAATTGCGCATTCCGTCGGGCAAGCCCGGCAAGGAAGGCGCGGACGCGCTGAAAGCGCTGGCCGCTGCCGTGAATGAAGATGTGCTCACCATGATCACGCTGCCGCGGCTCGACGCGGCCACGCAGAAGTCGGCGTGGTTCACGTCGTTGTCCGACGCGGGCGTCGCGTTGAAGATCGATCCGGTCGAGCGTGCGCAGTTGCCCAATTGGGTTGGCCAGCGGCTCGCGGCGCAGGGTCAACGCGTGGCCGCCGGTGAAGAAGGGCGGCGCGCGCTGGCTTTCATCGCCGAGCGTGTGGAGGGCAATCTGCTCGCCGCGCATCAGGAAATCCAGAAGCTGGGGCTGCTGTATCCGGCCGGGTCGCTGAGCTTCGAGCACGTTCAGGACGCCGTGCTCAACGTCGCCCGTTATGACGTTTTCAAGTTGAACGAAGCGATGCTGGCCGGCGACGTCGGCCGTCTGTCGCGCATGCTCGACGGCTTGCGCGGAGAAGGCGAGGCCGCGGTGCTGGTGCTGTGGGCGGTGGTGGAAGAAGTCCGCACGCTGCTGCGGATCAAACGCGGCGTCGCGGCCGGCAAGCCGCTCGCGATGCTGGTGCGCGAGAATCGTGTTTGGGGGCCGCGCGAACGGTTGATCGGCCCGGCGTTGTCGCGTGTCAGCGAAGGCACGCTGGAAAAGGCGCTTGCGCTGGCGGCGCGGCTCGATCGGCAGGTGAAGGGTTTGTCGGGCGGCACGCCGGGTAATCATCGCAACGATCCGCCGCCTGATCCGTGGGATGGCCTGTTCGAATTGGCCATGACGGTGGCGGCGCCGAAAACGTCGCCCGTGCCACCGCCACGACCTCGGCCCGGGACTGCTGCACCGGCACGAAGGCCGGCCTGA
- a CDS encoding LPS-assembly lipoprotein LptE: protein MTRRSFLTLACSVLMLSACGFQLRGQQDYAFKRLFIAGGSPAAAARLTRIVQGGSDTVVVTSVANADATLQITEGRGINTLTLNSLGAVEEYGLNLSMTYSLTAKDGTLLIPSSVIALNRAMTYSDQFSQAKAAESDILFADMENDAIDQLSRRLSVVRSMHPAPGQEVPGVVPRAPLPPPPL, encoded by the coding sequence GTGACTCGCAGATCGTTTTTGACGCTGGCTTGCAGCGTGCTGATGTTGTCCGCCTGCGGCTTCCAGTTGCGCGGTCAGCAGGACTACGCATTCAAACGCCTCTTCATCGCCGGCGGTTCGCCGGCGGCGGCCGCGCGCTTGACGCGTATCGTGCAAGGCGGCAGCGACACGGTCGTGGTCACTTCGGTCGCGAATGCCGACGCCACGTTGCAGATCACCGAAGGCCGTGGCATCAACACGCTGACGCTGAATTCGCTGGGTGCGGTCGAAGAGTATGGATTGAATCTCTCGATGACCTATTCGCTGACCGCCAAAGACGGCACGCTGCTGATTCCGTCGAGCGTGATCGCGCTGAACCGCGCGATGACCTATAGCGATCAGTTTTCGCAAGCGAAAGCCGCCGAGAGCGACATTCTCTTCGCCGATATGGAAAACGACGCGATCGACCAGCTCTCACGCCGCCTGTCGGTCGTGCGTTCTATGCATCCGGCGCCGGGCCAGGAAGTGCCGGGAGTCGTGCCGCGCGCGCCGTTGCCGCCGCCGCCGCTGTGA